One Fibrobacter sp. UBA4297 DNA window includes the following coding sequences:
- a CDS encoding TldD/PmbA family protein, translating into MNPEVAVKIFEAGKSAGADFVEIFEEETRSSSLGLKDRQIETATAGTEYGIGVRLLYGTEVLYGFTSDDSEEALVKLVKTLAFGRIAAAAGAEGSAARPFEFAPEKRICDFNMTAYKDPRVLGQAMKQDFLFRADKTARALSPKIAQVGASVTDSCTSISLMNSEGLHLEMTRGRLRVNVNVTATDGTERLTTHEAPGALGGYELLANYSPEALATECGERVLRMLDAGYITGGQMPVVMGNGFGGVIFHEACGHPLETESIRRNASPFCGKLGEAIGQPCLTAIDDGTMDGVWGSLKYDDEGTPTQRTTLIENGILKTYMSDRVGAMEVGVERTGSARRESYKYAPVSRMRNTFIAPGKDTLDSMIASVDNGLYAARMAGGSVNPATGEFNFAVDEGYVIRNGKICEPVRGATLIGKGHEIMPRISMVGTDFEQAAGVCGASSGHVPVTVGQPSIKVDQILVGGR; encoded by the coding sequence ATGAATCCGGAAGTTGCCGTCAAGATTTTTGAAGCCGGCAAGAGTGCCGGGGCTGACTTTGTTGAAATTTTTGAAGAAGAGACCCGCAGTTCAAGCCTCGGCTTGAAGGATCGCCAGATTGAAACGGCGACCGCGGGTACCGAGTATGGTATCGGCGTTCGCCTTTTGTACGGGACGGAAGTCCTGTACGGGTTCACGAGCGACGACAGCGAAGAAGCTCTCGTGAAGCTTGTGAAGACGCTTGCGTTCGGGCGCATTGCCGCAGCAGCGGGGGCGGAAGGCTCGGCTGCAAGGCCGTTTGAATTTGCGCCTGAAAAGCGCATTTGCGATTTTAACATGACGGCTTACAAGGATCCGCGCGTGCTCGGACAGGCCATGAAGCAGGATTTCTTGTTCCGTGCGGACAAGACGGCCCGTGCGCTCTCGCCGAAGATTGCTCAGGTGGGCGCCAGCGTGACGGACAGCTGCACTTCGATTTCGCTTATGAATAGCGAAGGCTTGCATCTGGAAATGACTCGCGGTCGTTTGCGTGTAAACGTGAACGTGACGGCAACAGACGGCACGGAACGCTTGACGACGCACGAAGCTCCGGGCGCTCTTGGCGGTTATGAACTTTTAGCAAATTATTCTCCGGAAGCTTTAGCAACGGAATGTGGCGAGCGAGTGCTGCGCATGCTCGATGCCGGTTACATCACTGGCGGGCAAATGCCGGTCGTGATGGGCAATGGCTTTGGCGGCGTGATTTTCCATGAAGCTTGCGGTCATCCGCTGGAAACGGAATCCATCCGTCGCAATGCAAGCCCGTTCTGCGGAAAGCTTGGCGAAGCGATTGGTCAGCCCTGCTTGACAGCCATTGACGATGGCACGATGGATGGCGTGTGGGGTAGCCTCAAGTACGATGACGAAGGAACGCCGACACAGCGCACGACGCTTATCGAAAACGGTATCTTGAAAACGTACATGAGCGACCGTGTGGGCGCCATGGAAGTAGGTGTTGAACGCACCGGAAGTGCCCGCCGTGAAAGCTACAAGTATGCGCCTGTAAGCCGTATGCGCAACACGTTTATCGCACCGGGCAAGGATACGCTCGATTCCATGATTGCAAGCGTGGATAACGGTCTCTATGCAGCCCGCATGGCAGGCGGTTCTGTGAACCCGGCAACAGGTGAGTTCAATTTTGCTGTCGATGAAGGTTACGTCATTCGTAACGGCAAGATTTGCGAACCGGTCCGCGGAGCAACGCTTATCGGTAAAGGCCACGAAATCATGCCTCGCATTAGCATGGTCGGTACTGACTTTGAACAGGCTGCAGGCGTTTGCGGCGCTTCTTCGGGACATGTGCCGGTGACTGTCGGTCAGCCCTCCATCAAGGTGGACCAAATATTAGTTGGAGGGCGGTAG
- a CDS encoding alpha/beta hydrolase has translation MKIKELALGTLSRILRYAGILLLIYISMVFYLALTERRNAFPRAITHNEARTAIADKARAINCTLDDGTKLEGFVVGNEQNNVLLYYPDADEDAAQFLAELDSLPGFAAATFNYRGSGENKGTPSQETFESDAQMIYECASQINGNAPKVVAGRGTGAILATKMAKKENITILIDPVWSIADAISDKYRLLYPKFLVRADVKIEKKDISTSNNIVILLDRARYNDRTSSIKQALEGVNLSKRGSKSLSEAIFNVILRK, from the coding sequence ATGAAAATAAAAGAACTCGCCCTGGGAACACTTAGCCGCATTTTACGTTACGCAGGAATCCTCCTCCTTATATATATTAGCATGGTATTTTACCTTGCCCTAACCGAACGCCGCAACGCGTTCCCCCGCGCCATCACGCACAACGAAGCGCGCACCGCCATTGCAGATAAGGCTAGAGCAATCAACTGCACACTTGACGACGGCACTAAACTCGAAGGTTTCGTTGTTGGAAACGAACAAAACAATGTCCTCCTTTACTACCCCGACGCCGACGAAGACGCCGCCCAGTTCCTCGCCGAACTCGACAGCCTTCCAGGATTTGCAGCCGCCACATTCAACTACCGTGGTAGCGGCGAAAACAAGGGAACTCCGTCACAAGAGACTTTCGAATCCGACGCCCAGATGATTTACGAATGCGCATCGCAAATAAACGGAAACGCCCCAAAAGTCGTCGCAGGCCGTGGCACAGGCGCCATTCTAGCGACAAAAATGGCCAAAAAAGAGAATATTACAATTTTGATTGACCCTGTTTGGAGCATTGCCGATGCGATTTCTGACAAATACCGCCTCCTTTACCCAAAATTTCTTGTCAGAGCAGACGTAAAGATCGAAAAAAAAGACATTTCCACCTCTAATAACATAGTGATTCTATTGGATAGAGCCCGATATAACGACCGTACAAGCTCAATAAAGCAAGCTCTTGAAGGCGTTAATTTATCAAAGCGAGGCTCAAAATCCCTATCTGAAGCCATTTTTAACGTGATTTTGCGCAAATAA
- a CDS encoding nucleotidyltransferase domain-containing protein, protein MKRSLDEMFCELLRVALGLSQVFPYIPTDKEWQALYSMAHRQTLLGVAYNGITRLPKESQPPHLLTLLWARDAEAIRGKNRLFYQESARYTQLFAERGFRSAILKGQANARLYPDPFSRQPGDIDIYVPGGYDKVLELLQCLGIPNLEHLTPDYHDIEFVNEKGVLVEVHHKPTSATYAIRLNKTYNEVLKVLEPELENLTLTPEGFYSPSIRFALLMQLVHLYKHALLSGVSLRHYMDYYMLLTHSTEADRQYTWEFAQKIGMKNGCAAIMGVLGRVFKLPQDKMLCRPSKFYGRILYKSTFAEGDFGAKKAYNRNVLRRWFNDRVQNLRIFPIAPRYYIYKESNYWKSTILLIPERIRRRKIAL, encoded by the coding sequence TTGAAACGTTCCCTTGACGAAATGTTCTGTGAACTCCTGCGAGTCGCTCTCGGGCTCTCGCAGGTTTTTCCGTATATACCGACCGACAAGGAGTGGCAAGCGCTTTACTCAATGGCGCATCGCCAAACATTGTTAGGGGTCGCTTATAATGGGATAACGCGATTACCCAAGGAATCTCAGCCTCCGCATCTGTTAACGCTGCTTTGGGCAAGAGATGCCGAAGCTATCCGTGGCAAGAACCGCCTTTTCTATCAGGAATCGGCCCGTTACACGCAGCTGTTTGCCGAACGCGGGTTCCGAAGTGCCATCTTGAAGGGCCAAGCCAATGCGCGTTTGTATCCTGATCCATTTTCGAGGCAACCCGGCGATATTGACATCTATGTTCCCGGTGGTTACGATAAGGTTCTGGAGTTGTTACAATGTCTTGGGATTCCAAACCTTGAACATCTGACGCCTGATTATCACGACATTGAATTTGTAAATGAGAAAGGCGTCCTTGTGGAAGTCCACCACAAGCCGACTTCTGCAACATACGCCATTCGGTTAAATAAAACCTACAATGAAGTTCTAAAAGTTCTGGAGCCGGAACTTGAGAACCTTACGCTTACGCCCGAAGGCTTTTACAGCCCAAGTATCCGGTTTGCGCTACTGATGCAGCTTGTTCATTTGTACAAACACGCCTTGCTTTCTGGAGTAAGCCTTAGACATTACATGGATTATTATATGCTGCTGACCCATTCTACGGAGGCCGATCGCCAATACACGTGGGAGTTTGCCCAAAAAATCGGTATGAAAAACGGTTGTGCTGCTATTATGGGGGTCTTGGGGCGTGTATTCAAGTTACCTCAAGACAAAATGCTTTGCAGGCCAAGCAAATTTTACGGTAGGATCCTGTACAAGTCAACATTTGCAGAGGGTGATTTCGGTGCTAAAAAAGCTTATAATCGTAATGTGCTTAGGCGTTGGTTCAACGACCGCGTTCAGAATTTGCGCATATTCCCGATTGCTCCCCGGTATTACATTTATAAAGAATCTAATTATTGGAAAAGTACAATTTTGCTTATTCCCGAGCGCATTCGACGCCGTAAAATAGCGCTTTAA
- a CDS encoding RNA methyltransferase, protein MEFFDYFEEVYGERWPALLESLKGEGCATKLQFDDALEPYFLDEASVFAAKALAVEPGMDVLDMCAAPGGKSLVIASMLKGMGSLQCNDRSPDRRLRLQHVLENSLPESWRSIINVTGYDGVKFGMHKKECYDRILLDAPCSSDRHVLNSPSHLEVWSVKRVKRLSVEQGSLLASAVDALRPGGELIYGTCALSPLENDAVVAKILKKRKMMEFVRIENLPEGADRTELGVHILPDKAHGCGPIYCAKMRKVC, encoded by the coding sequence ATGGAATTTTTCGACTATTTTGAAGAGGTTTATGGCGAGCGCTGGCCTGCGTTGCTGGAATCGCTGAAAGGCGAAGGCTGTGCAACGAAGCTCCAGTTTGACGATGCTCTGGAGCCGTATTTTTTGGATGAAGCCTCGGTGTTTGCGGCTAAGGCGCTTGCGGTAGAACCTGGAATGGATGTGCTCGACATGTGTGCTGCCCCGGGTGGTAAATCGCTCGTGATTGCCTCGATGCTCAAGGGCATGGGCTCGCTCCAGTGCAATGACCGCTCGCCGGATAGGCGGTTGCGCTTGCAGCATGTGCTCGAAAATTCCTTGCCGGAATCGTGGCGTTCGATAATCAACGTCACGGGCTACGATGGCGTGAAGTTCGGCATGCACAAGAAAGAATGCTATGACCGCATTTTGCTCGATGCGCCGTGCTCTTCGGATAGGCATGTGCTGAATTCGCCGTCGCATTTGGAAGTGTGGTCGGTGAAGCGTGTTAAGCGATTGTCGGTGGAACAGGGCTCGCTGCTGGCCTCAGCTGTGGATGCGCTTAGACCGGGTGGCGAACTGATTTACGGGACTTGCGCGCTTTCGCCGCTTGAAAACGACGCTGTGGTCGCTAAGATTCTGAAAAAACGCAAGATGATGGAATTTGTTCGAATTGAGAACTTGCCGGAGGGTGCGGACCGCACGGAACTAGGCGTTCACATTTTGCCGGACAAGGCTCATGGCTGTGGCCCCATCTATTGTGCTAAGATGAGGAAGGTGTGTTAG
- a CDS encoding PqqD family protein gives MKIKSGFVLRDVCGEQVIMGEGLGALDFGRLLCLNETAAWLWKKAEEMGEFTVEALAVALCEEYEVSEEQARIDVAAIVGEWLKVNVLE, from the coding sequence ATGAAAATCAAGAGCGGTTTTGTATTGCGCGATGTGTGTGGCGAACAGGTTATTATGGGCGAAGGTCTTGGCGCTTTGGATTTTGGCCGCCTTTTGTGCCTGAACGAAACGGCCGCGTGGCTCTGGAAAAAGGCTGAGGAAATGGGCGAGTTTACTGTGGAAGCGCTTGCTGTTGCTCTTTGCGAAGAGTATGAAGTGAGCGAAGAACAGGCTCGGATCGATGTTGCTGCAATTGTCGGCGAATGGCTAAAGGTGAACGTGCTCGAATGA
- a CDS encoding TIGR02147 family protein has protein sequence MNVYAYYNYRKYLQDYYDYRKSVQRYFSYRSFAKKAGYSSSGLYLDLIRGRKSLTQQMIPKFIEALGLNEREGRYFTLMVDFTHATTASSKQQIFDQMSALLPRTIKNLTKNQQEYYSKWYYVVAREALAVLKINDKNIQELALFLNPKITLPQAKQTIQLLLNLGLIELGEDGFYHSVNKAITNGSEIAPLFVHQFQKQMIDLGKDALDHYSTERRNVSCMTMSVSAQGLERIISKIDLFRKEIVDIVRSDEGESMVCELNIQFFPLSKEKMNLPPETDAEGGEDEVC, from the coding sequence ATGAACGTATATGCCTACTACAATTATCGAAAGTACCTCCAGGACTACTACGATTACCGTAAGTCTGTGCAGAGGTATTTCTCGTACCGGTCTTTTGCAAAGAAGGCTGGCTATTCCTCGTCCGGATTGTATCTGGATTTGATTCGCGGTCGTAAGTCGCTTACCCAGCAGATGATTCCGAAGTTTATCGAAGCTCTCGGACTCAACGAAAGGGAAGGCCGCTATTTCACCTTGATGGTGGATTTCACGCATGCAACGACGGCTTCTTCGAAGCAGCAAATCTTCGACCAGATGTCGGCGCTTCTCCCGCGTACCATCAAGAACTTGACCAAGAACCAGCAGGAATACTACAGCAAGTGGTACTACGTTGTGGCGCGCGAAGCTCTTGCCGTCTTGAAAATCAACGACAAGAACATTCAGGAACTTGCGCTTTTCTTGAACCCGAAAATTACTCTCCCGCAGGCAAAGCAGACTATCCAGCTCCTTCTCAATCTGGGACTTATCGAGCTCGGCGAAGATGGATTCTACCATTCCGTAAACAAGGCAATTACGAATGGCAGTGAAATCGCCCCGCTTTTCGTTCATCAATTCCAGAAACAGATGATTGACTTGGGCAAGGATGCGCTAGATCACTACAGTACGGAACGTAGAAATGTATCTTGTATGACGATGAGTGTGTCGGCACAGGGATTGGAAAGGATTATTAGCAAGATAGACTTGTTCCGCAAGGAAATTGTGGACATTGTCCGCTCGGATGAGGGAGAGTCTATGGTTTGCGAACTGAACATCCAGTTCTTCCCGCTGAGCAAGGAAAAGATGAATCTTCCACCGGAAACGGACGCCGAGGGAGGTGAAGATGAAGTTTGCTAA
- a CDS encoding ABC transporter ATP-binding protein, with product MAKGERARMKYVAWLWRGTKGFRVNIVTRILAGAARVVCGLLMIWLSKRFIDETILTGTQDDILQMILLLVLTVVGTIVLRLLYFYMTASASVKKTNSLRLFYFGTLFRRKLFDGHELHSGDVTSRLSKDIETVSASIIDTLPQMAVTGIQLVGAFLLMRWFDARLAWALLLLTPVLLVVGKLISRRLRNMTLEIREGESRIQMQVQEGVEYNAVLRSLESENWVSERLGLKQDKLENDVMRRTRFTTVARFVIGSAFGLGYLLAFIWGGLGLRNGTITFGVMTSFLQLVGQIQHPILTLLGMVPQLVHSTASIDRLDELEKGVDGHSGLGRDEKSQSGMRKEMLLESPLEMRGRLGVRLDNVSFGYKGGDREIVCGFTHDFKPGSKNAVMGETGKGKTTLFRLLLGFVKPDFGRIELYTERNDSLTAGLDAEMRGCSVAVSEATRSNFVYVPQGNTLMNGSVRYNLQLAKPDATDEEMKQVLHIACAEFVNELPDDLDCEIGERGHGLSEGQAQRIAIARGLLRPGNILLFDEISSSLDEATEAELYRRLFDAFPEKTMIFVTHRTAVCEMCDETVRL from the coding sequence ATGGCTAAAGGTGAACGTGCTCGAATGAAGTATGTCGCTTGGCTGTGGCGCGGGACGAAAGGCTTTCGCGTAAATATCGTCACCCGCATTTTGGCGGGGGCTGCACGCGTGGTGTGCGGCCTTTTGATGATATGGCTCAGCAAGCGGTTTATAGACGAGACGATTCTCACCGGGACGCAAGACGACATTTTGCAGATGATTTTGCTCTTGGTGCTTACGGTTGTGGGGACGATAGTCCTTAGACTTTTGTATTTCTACATGACGGCTTCTGCTTCGGTCAAAAAGACGAACTCGCTTAGGTTGTTCTATTTTGGCACGTTGTTCAGGCGAAAGCTTTTTGACGGTCATGAACTGCATTCGGGCGATGTAACGTCGAGACTTTCGAAGGATATTGAGACTGTATCCGCCTCCATTATTGATACGCTCCCGCAGATGGCAGTGACCGGAATTCAGCTTGTGGGCGCGTTTTTGCTGATGCGCTGGTTCGATGCGCGGTTGGCGTGGGCATTGTTGTTGCTTACCCCTGTGTTGCTCGTGGTGGGTAAGCTGATTTCTCGGCGCTTGCGCAATATGACGCTTGAAATTCGCGAAGGCGAAAGCCGCATCCAGATGCAGGTGCAGGAGGGCGTGGAGTACAATGCCGTTTTGCGCTCGCTCGAAAGTGAAAACTGGGTGTCGGAACGTCTTGGCTTAAAACAAGATAAGTTGGAAAACGACGTGATGCGTCGGACGCGTTTTACGACGGTGGCCCGCTTTGTGATTGGCTCTGCGTTTGGGCTGGGTTACCTGCTTGCCTTTATTTGGGGCGGCCTTGGGTTGCGCAATGGGACGATTACGTTTGGCGTGATGACGTCTTTTTTGCAGCTAGTCGGGCAAATCCAGCACCCGATTTTGACGTTGCTTGGGATGGTGCCGCAGCTGGTGCATTCGACGGCGAGCATTGACCGCCTGGATGAACTGGAAAAAGGTGTTGATGGGCATTCGGGGCTTGGGCGCGATGAAAAATCGCAGTCGGGTATGCGCAAGGAAATGCTTTTGGAATCGCCATTGGAAATGCGCGGGCGGCTCGGGGTGCGTTTGGACAACGTAAGCTTTGGGTATAAGGGTGGGGACCGCGAAATTGTATGCGGGTTCACGCACGATTTTAAGCCGGGGAGCAAGAATGCCGTCATGGGCGAGACGGGCAAGGGCAAGACGACTTTGTTCAGGCTTTTGCTCGGATTTGTAAAGCCCGATTTTGGCAGGATTGAACTTTATACGGAACGCAACGATAGCTTGACGGCTGGACTTGATGCGGAAATGCGCGGCTGTTCGGTTGCTGTTTCGGAGGCAACGCGCTCGAATTTTGTGTATGTGCCACAGGGCAATACATTGATGAATGGCTCTGTGCGGTACAATCTGCAACTTGCAAAACCGGATGCAACCGATGAAGAAATGAAGCAGGTTTTACATATAGCCTGTGCTGAATTTGTGAATGAATTGCCGGATGACTTGGATTGCGAAATCGGCGAACGCGGGCATGGGCTTAGCGAAGGCCAGGCGCAGAGAATCGCGATTGCCCGTGGGCTTTTGCGCCCGGGGAATATTCTGCTGTTTGATGAAATCAGCTCTTCGCTTGATGAGGCGACCGAGGCGGAACTTTACCGTCGGCTGTTCGATGCTTTCCCTGAAAAGACGATGATTTTCGTGACGCATAGGACTGCCGTTTGCGAAATGTGCGACGAAACCGTCAGGCTGTAG
- a CDS encoding S24/S26 family peptidase: protein MMDSSKKSDALIMAEAVRLVGEGVSVTFPVNGCSMLPFIVGGCDSVILEKPENLRVGDVVLAHAIPDNVALLENAEKRYVIHRIVALSGENVVLMGDGNLVQREYCKRSEVCAKVVCVVKPNGKKCLQGTFAERSAAKIWYILLPLRRYLLWFYRKMKK from the coding sequence ATGATGGATTCCTCGAAAAAAAGTGATGCGCTCATCATGGCCGAAGCGGTGCGTTTGGTGGGCGAGGGCGTGAGTGTCACATTCCCGGTGAATGGCTGTAGCATGTTGCCGTTTATCGTGGGCGGTTGCGATAGCGTGATTCTAGAAAAGCCTGAGAATCTGCGTGTAGGTGATGTGGTGCTGGCGCATGCGATCCCGGATAATGTCGCGCTTTTGGAAAATGCAGAAAAACGTTATGTTATCCATAGAATCGTTGCACTCTCGGGTGAAAATGTGGTGCTCATGGGGGATGGAAACCTTGTGCAACGGGAATACTGCAAACGTTCCGAGGTCTGTGCCAAGGTGGTTTGCGTCGTCAAGCCGAATGGGAAAAAATGCTTGCAAGGGACATTTGCCGAAAGGAGTGCTGCGAAAATTTGGTATATTCTGTTACCCTTAAGGCGTTATTTACTTTGGTTTTATAGGAAGATGAAAAAATGA
- a CDS encoding carboxypeptidase regulatory-like domain-containing protein, whose protein sequence is MKFAKSYIGLLVAVCACMFACTNENDNFAGTVTDTGNTIALGGVVTRTDGSPAVSAMVRIAREPSVGDTLTEMEYIETETDSQGVFSFDSVFADTFQLAVVDAKYQEISYKPHATKSVAGSLDSIRLEKAAVFSSVLYYKDVTEPSVSVGDHFKVYMPGTPFSQSVFAGDSFSMLIPAGEWWLGFCPGDPQIVARLAESGVADSLIYRTWSMDGKVKSGDTVSKGPFIWSTTMEVDSLIKLEEKKAKEPYLSGVVKCNDSACANVQVQMITDLFGFGFVEGDSVSFVAQTVTDDSGRWILPAPEKVPYDSLRMEYRLLGENGTVELAGVSRYVNASELKDLRDTLSVGQTTLLKPSVLVSGVMLAVDDADTTKASNCMANSVVVGLKGTSHFIREMVCNMLQIDNLPAGSQDIVLYSGDPKVVKTLQSAGVGFDEYVRITHVQLPKNDTLDQQWMTFEPVTLQTMK, encoded by the coding sequence ATGAAGTTTGCTAAGTCATACATCGGACTGCTGGTGGCGGTTTGTGCTTGCATGTTTGCTTGCACTAACGAAAATGACAATTTTGCAGGGACTGTCACGGATACGGGCAACACAATTGCTCTTGGTGGCGTGGTGACTCGTACAGATGGTTCTCCTGCTGTATCCGCCATGGTTCGCATTGCGCGTGAGCCTTCTGTTGGTGATACTTTAACTGAGATGGAATACATTGAAACGGAGACGGACTCGCAGGGTGTGTTCTCTTTTGATTCCGTGTTTGCGGATACGTTCCAGCTTGCCGTTGTTGACGCCAAGTATCAGGAAATTTCGTACAAGCCGCATGCGACAAAGTCTGTTGCTGGCTCTCTGGATAGCATTAGGCTTGAAAAGGCTGCCGTGTTTAGTAGCGTTCTTTACTATAAAGACGTGACTGAACCGTCGGTCTCGGTTGGCGATCATTTCAAGGTCTACATGCCGGGTACGCCGTTCTCGCAGAGCGTTTTTGCCGGGGATTCCTTCTCGATGCTGATTCCTGCAGGCGAATGGTGGCTTGGGTTCTGCCCGGGCGATCCGCAGATTGTGGCTCGCCTTGCTGAATCTGGCGTTGCAGACTCGTTAATTTATCGTACATGGAGCATGGACGGCAAGGTGAAGTCTGGGGATACGGTTTCGAAGGGACCGTTTATCTGGAGCACGACGATGGAAGTCGATTCCCTGATTAAGCTTGAAGAAAAGAAAGCGAAGGAACCTTACTTGTCTGGCGTTGTGAAGTGCAACGATTCTGCCTGCGCAAATGTTCAGGTGCAAATGATTACGGATTTGTTCGGCTTTGGCTTTGTTGAAGGCGATTCCGTAAGCTTTGTTGCCCAGACGGTGACGGACGATTCTGGACGCTGGATCTTGCCCGCTCCAGAAAAGGTTCCGTATGACAGCCTCCGCATGGAATACCGCTTGCTGGGAGAAAACGGAACGGTTGAACTTGCTGGCGTGAGCCGCTATGTGAATGCTTCGGAACTCAAGGACTTAAGAGATACGCTGTCGGTTGGCCAGACGACGCTTTTGAAGCCGTCTGTGCTTGTTAGCGGTGTTATGCTTGCTGTTGACGATGCCGATACGACAAAGGCGAGCAACTGCATGGCGAACAGCGTGGTTGTCGGCTTGAAGGGCACGAGTCATTTTATCCGTGAAATGGTTTGCAATATGCTGCAAATCGACAATCTCCCGGCGGGCAGTCAAGACATCGTACTCTATTCTGGCGATCCTAAGGTTGTGAAGACTCTCCAGAGTGCGGGCGTTGGTTTTGACGAATACGTGAGAATTACGCATGTGCAGTTGCCGAAAAACGATACATTGGACCAGCAATGGATGACTTTTGAGCCGGTAACTTTGCAAACTATGAAATAA
- the hisF gene encoding imidazole glycerol phosphate synthase subunit HisF — MLTKRLIVCLDVRNRKVTKGVKFKGNIDIGDPVEMGARYSDDGVDELVFYDITASAENRPCDMEMIRQIAKRVFIPFAVGGGIRNLDDMHEALLAGAEKVSVNSLAVLHPEIIAEGAKAFGRQCIVLGMDAKFVGVSDKIPSGYEVFIRGGRQAMGIDALQWAKRAEDLGVGEICLNSIDTDGVKNGYELTITDMIAKAVQVPVIASGGAGTPAHIVDLFRKTSADAALVASMVHFGDYTVPGIKGEMLAAGIPVRKKMNGEV, encoded by the coding sequence ATGCTCACGAAACGTTTAATTGTCTGCTTGGATGTCCGTAACCGCAAGGTCACGAAGGGTGTAAAGTTTAAAGGTAATATCGACATTGGCGACCCTGTAGAAATGGGTGCGCGTTACAGCGATGATGGTGTCGATGAACTTGTCTTTTACGATATCACGGCGAGCGCCGAGAACCGCCCGTGCGACATGGAAATGATTCGCCAGATTGCAAAGCGCGTGTTTATCCCGTTTGCAGTGGGTGGCGGTATCCGTAACTTGGACGACATGCACGAAGCGCTCCTCGCAGGTGCAGAAAAAGTGAGCGTGAACAGCCTTGCTGTGCTCCATCCAGAAATCATTGCCGAAGGCGCGAAGGCTTTTGGACGCCAGTGCATCGTGCTTGGCATGGATGCGAAGTTCGTGGGCGTTTCGGACAAGATTCCGAGCGGTTACGAAGTGTTTATTCGCGGTGGCCGCCAGGCGATGGGCATCGACGCTTTGCAGTGGGCAAAGCGTGCCGAAGATCTCGGCGTTGGTGAAATTTGCTTGAACTCCATCGATACGGACGGCGTTAAGAACGGCTACGAACTCACGATTACCGACATGATTGCAAAGGCTGTGCAAGTGCCTGTGATTGCAAGTGGCGGTGCAGGAACTCCGGCGCACATCGTAGACTTGTTCCGCAAGACGAGTGCCGATGCGGCACTGGTCGCGTCGATGGTGCATTTTGGCGATTATACGGTCCCTGGTATCAAGGGCGAAATGCTTGCTGCCGGCATCCCGGTGCGCAAGAAGATGAACGGCGAGGTGTAA
- the trxA gene encoding thioredoxin, producing MAALNLTAESFDKVISSGQLVLVDFWATWCRPCMMMGPVVEELSNEFDGRAIVAKINVDDEGVSDICARFGITNIPNMKLFKNGVEVGNVVGAVPKNTLKNAIEKNL from the coding sequence ATGGCAGCTTTGAATCTTACTGCAGAATCCTTTGATAAGGTTATTTCTTCGGGTCAGCTTGTGCTCGTTGACTTCTGGGCAACCTGGTGCCGTCCGTGCATGATGATGGGTCCGGTGGTTGAAGAACTTTCCAACGAATTTGACGGTCGCGCCATTGTCGCAAAGATCAACGTCGATGACGAAGGCGTTTCGGACATTTGCGCCCGTTTTGGCATCACGAACATCCCGAACATGAAGTTGTTCAAAAACGGTGTCGAAGTGGGTAACGTCGTCGGTGCCGTGCCGAAGAACACGCTCAAGAACGCCATCGAAAAGAATCTCTAA